The genomic interval GCTGCCGGTGCAGACGATAACGGTCTTGCTGCGCGGCAGGCTGCCGATCTGCGACATGTCCATCATGACGCCGTCCGGAATGTCCACATAGCCGAGCTCCGTCGCAACGCGCATGATGTTTTCCATGCTGCGGCCGGTGATGCCGACCTTGCGCTTATACTTTGCCGCCACGTTGATAATCTGCTGCAGGCGATGGACATTGGACGCAAACGTCGTGACGATGATGCGCTTGTTACAGTCCTTAAAGAGCTCATCAAAGCAGTCGATCACGCGCGCTTCCGAGGCGCAGTAGCCGGGACGCTCCACGTTCGTGGAGTCCGACAGCAGCGCGAGCACGCCCTCGTTGCCGAGCTGGCCGAGACGCGGCAGGTCGATCATGCCGCCCTGAATGGGCGTGAGGTCGATCTTGAAGTCACCCGTGTGGATGACGGTGCCGATCGGCGTTTTGATCGCCAGCGCAACGGAATCGGCAATGCTGTGGTTCGTATGGATGAACTCCACCTCGAAGCAGCCGAGCTTAAACTTATCGCCCGGCTTTTTCGTGAAGATCTGCGTATGGTAAAGCAGGTCATGCTCTTCGAGCTTGAGCTCAATGATCGCCGCCGTCAGAGGCGTTGCATAGATCGGCATGTCAAGCTGCTTGAGCACATACGGGATCGCGCCAATGTGGTCCTCGTGTCCGTGCGTGATGACCATGCCGCGGATGCGGTTTTTGTTGGCCTTCAGGTAGCTGATGTCCGGGATGACCATGTCAACGCCGTAGAGGTCCTGATCCGGAAAGCCCATGCCGCAGTCGACAAGGAACATATCCTTGCCATACTCGTAAACGGTGAGGTTCTTGCCGATCTCACCGAGCCCGCCGAGCGGGATGATTTTCAATTTGGATGCCATTCGTATCTCCTTTACGTTCGCTTTCGGGCAGACTGCTCCCCCGGAAGCTGGTTGATTTTTCGAAAAATATGTACGAAATGCATTGCCCGCGGCGGCGGATAACCAGAGTATTCCCAGAAATCCGAGCCGTCAAACCTGTTACATTTCCATTCGGCCGGCCAGCGCCCGCAGGAGCGTGGCATCGTCCGCATATTCCAGATTGGAGCCGACCGGAATGCCGTAAGCCAGACGTGTGATCTTCACGTCAAACGGCTTGAGCAGGCGCGCGATGTACATCGCAGTCGCCTCACCTTCCGTGTCGGGGTTGGTGGCCATGATGACCTCCGTGATCCCGCCGGCAGCCACACGCTTGACCAGCTCCTGGATCCGGATATCGTCCGGGCCAATGTGATTCATCGGCGACAGCACGCCGTGCAGGACGTGATAGACGCCGTTATACTCGCGGCTACGCTCAAACGAGAGCACATCGCGCGGCTGTGCCACGACGCAGATGGTGCTCTGGTCGCGCTTCGGAGAGGCGCAGATGGTGCACGTCTCCTGATCGGTGAGATTCTGGCAGATGCTGCAGCAGTGGATGTTTTTCTTGGCGTCCACAATGGCCGCGGCAAACTTCAGCGCCTCCTCTTCCGGGAGGGACAGAACATGAAACGCCAGCC from Clostridiales bacterium carries:
- a CDS encoding ribonuclease J, with the translated sequence MASKLKIIPLGGLGEIGKNLTVYEYGKDMFLVDCGMGFPDQDLYGVDMVIPDISYLKANKNRIRGMVITHGHEDHIGAIPYVLKQLDMPIYATPLTAAIIELKLEEHDLLYHTQIFTKKPGDKFKLGCFEVEFIHTNHSIADSVALAIKTPIGTVIHTGDFKIDLTPIQGGMIDLPRLGQLGNEGVLALLSDSTNVERPGYCASEARVIDCFDELFKDCNKRIIVTTFASNVHRLQQIINVAAKYKRKVGITGRSMENIMRVATELGYVDIPDGVMMDMSQIGSLPRSKTVIVCTGSQGEPMSALHRMAFSEHKQVTIDAGDRIIISASAIPGNEITISRVIDELFQKGAEVIYDRNTPLHVSGHACQEELKMMLALTKPRYFIPVHGEYRMLCKHAEIGKLMGVEPKNVLVAKNGEVIEITKRSMRATSNVPAGDVYIDGTGIGDVGSAVLRDRRHLAEDGIVMAIITLSSENGKPVADPEIITRGFVYVKEAEALMGELKRVVNESLASCERQKQHDWATIKGRVKSNISGYLYKTTRRSPMVLPVIIEV
- the recR gene encoding recombination mediator RecR, which gives rise to MSFFPNALENLIDQFAALPGVGRKSAQRLAFHVLSLPEEEALKFAAAIVDAKKNIHCCSICQNLTDQETCTICASPKRDQSTICVVAQPRDVLSFERSREYNGVYHVLHGVLSPMNHIGPDDIRIQELVKRVAAGGITEVIMATNPDTEGEATAMYIARLLKPFDVKITRLAYGIPVGSNLEYADDATLLRALAGRMEM